TGCGTGCAAATCCATGTCCGGTGAAAATCCTGCTGGTGTTTGATTTTTTGGACCAAAGCTTCGCTTATACTTCATGAGCAGATACGGAAAATGTCTTCTAAAGTTTGGGTTGTAGTAGAAGTGAAACTAAaatatgcaaaggaaaagagTTAGTTGCCACCACCTTGAGACTGGAAACCACAAAGATAGGAGAACTAAGAATTTTAATTGCAAAAGAGAAATGTAGATGTTAAAAAGGACTATTGGGGGTGTTCTAAACCTGAAGTTTAGGCTGAATAAAATGGTGCAAAACAGTCCTGTTAAGTAGGAACCAGCCTTGTGGTTTTGCCGCTTAGTAGCAGAGAAGCGTAGGATTATCAAAAGCATACAAACTGATTTAGAAACCCAAATACCATTACTTTTGAGCAACTTTAGCGTGGAATGAACATGTAGGTAACTATATGATGCTGGCACGTACCTTCTCAGCCTTCAGCAAGTGCCACAAGAGAACTGCACATCTGGTCCAGCAAGACAATAGcaaataccaaaaagaaaaaacaaccctgaTAAGATGAGAATATCTCTTCATTTTATGTACCCAAAGTAATTGGAAATAACCAATGTATATTTTATCAACGTTTCTACTACTCACAGATGCTACCTCAAAAACTCTTGAACATGAGCCGAGAAACTTGACAATCAGAACATGTACTATCATCCTCATCTCCTACGTAGTAAAGGCTTATTTAATTGGAACAGAAATCTGTCCCACTAGAATATTCTGAGAGTTAGTTTGCATGTAGAGGATCCAACATACCTCCCCAGTTGTTTCTTCTGCTAGCAAGTCAATGTGTGAGCCCAATTTTGGAAAATTCCACAGCCTTTTCGTGAATCCATACCGATGGAGTTGACGACTGAAGCTTTTCATGGTCTCACTTTCAAAAATTCTCAGACATCCTCTCCTTGCTAGTACTTCCTTTTTGAACAATTCTTCATGAATCACTACACACTTTCCATTGTCACCCCACCAAATGGACTCAAACCGACTGCTTTCAACAATGTCCCAGAGCTTCTTCATAAAGCTGAAGAATGGAGAGACATTGCCTTTGCTAGAGCTCTCCTCAGGTGAATTCAGATGCTCTGTTTTTGACCAGGGTTGCCTAGTCAAAATTTGTAAAGACTTTTCTTCAGTTGGAGGTTCAAAGGCAGCGTCACTGGCTTCTCTTTCGTCACATGCTGGACAGAGAGAAGTCGAGCCTGACGAATCAAATCCCTTGGCCAAAACAGAATCATATGAAGTTTCCGATGAGGAAAGCtccattttaaattcttttttctcagtttgaGTAAATTTTTCAGCTGAACTCTAGCAGCTAGACTGTCCTGCCAGACAGCCAGCTGAAAAGTGACCAACTGAGTGAGACTCCCAAGGGAAAAACCTCAAACTTCAGTCACATCACAGAGCAGCATCCGTTTCCTAGCAacatgaaacagcagcagcaagtgctAAATAGCACttgttgcttttcatttacagattttttttttttttttttactcaagaGCCAAAAAGTAAATACAACTGCAACAAAATTTTAAGCATAGGATAGGACAGTGCTGTATTGGGTTTCAGCCATTAGCTGGTCcacagggaggaagagggaggtcTGCATTGTTAGGAATGAAAACACCAcatctctgaagtttttcagGTGCACACCTTTCACACAGGCAGAAATGTCCATACACTGTTTGCTCTTACTGCCATACTAACACTAAGGAAACATGATCCATGGTATTTAAGCTACCTAAACTGTGGGTTCACTTAAACACAAAGAGCAGCTGCAAGGATGTGGGAGTATCTGACATGTTGTTATAAGCTACTAGAGTATAGGTTTCAAAGACTAAATTTCTCTAAAGCTTCTTCTGGAAGTCCAAGACAGTATGCCCAAGGAGGTCTTCAAACAAGAAAATGCTATACACCAACACCAATGAGCTCCTATCTTGAAAAGTTTAATCATTTACACCAACACTCTTACAAAGGTGGTAACGAAGACCAAGCTATGATATTTATACCAGCTAACTGACAGCTGTAAAACCCACAACTAATGTTTCTGGCATAGACTGCACGCATGATGCAAGAGGGAACAGCTTATTAGACAGCCAGTCTAATGGGAGAATGGTGTAAATGATGCTCAAGAAGAATTAAAACGTGGAActggaaaagcaacaaaaccaacacTTAACTCCCAAGCCAGTGCAAAAGTTGAAATACTTACATGAAAATTTACATAGCTAACTCAAAAACATCATGTAAGTTACTATACATtctatttccccccccccccgcaaaaagcTTTCCAGTCTTGCCTAAGAAGTGCAACACTCCTGTGCCTCTGTGATTAAGACAGTGATTGTggctgaacagaaaaagaagtaaagagGTACTATACAAAGGCATCctcaaaaaagcatttaaaacagaaatggaaatcaaGTGTATATTTAGGACCTAAAAGACACCTGGGAGAGCATAGGCATTTCAtacagggtttttaaaaaaatacttttagatAATACTTATACTGTACAGGACAAGACTTTTAAACAATATATTACACTGCTAAAATGTTCATATAAATACTATACAGGCAAGCGTGCAACCAACCCGTTAGGAAGGTTCACAAATTAGACCACCACGTATCTCTAGAAAAGCTCTCAGATTATCTTCAAGATCTCTGATTTGTGTAATCCAAGCCACTGATTCAGCAATAcctattttaaagtaattgtgACAAGGCATGAGATGAAATACATTTGTCTGCTGATTCCCAGTTCCAGTTTAACATGCTGCTGTCATCTTAATCTGGCATATCAATGTTTAATTTGGGAGGTGGAATCACATATTTTCCAGGACTCTGTGTAATGACAACTCCAGTCTTTTTTCGAAACATTGGTGCAATTTTTGGTGGTTCGGGCAGTggtgtttcttctgtttcctcaTTATCTTCATGATGAAGATCAtaagaaatatttccatattcTCGTAAGAATGGGAAAATTTCAAGCAGGAACTGGCAAAAGTCTTTGCGAATTCCAAACCAccctaaaaaagaaataatttcccgTTATTGCAGAATataatgaaaatttaattaaGTAGGCAGACTATGCAATCTCATTTCTCGATTGTTTGCATATGAACAATATAAAATTTGTTAGTGCTGCTTCTCAGTGTTATTTACACTTATCATACAATGTTACAGTTCAGATTATATACATGCAGATATATGTACAGAATATATACATTCATTTGCATGCCTCTGCATGTCTGCACATGCATGTCTGTGTATGTATATCTATAAATTACAGCTATACTACCACAGCAAGGATCCATTTAATTTCACGTTAGGCAGTGTGAGGTCACATAAGTAcacagaaaaagaacacaaaagacTTTGCATCTCAGTCAAAGCAACCAGTGCCACATGGGAAGACATTCATGCCAACTTTTGTTTGATACATACAATACCAGAGGGAATGTGATGCATAGGCAGACGCAGATTAGTAAATGGATGTATTCAGTATTCCCCAAATACTTTAGTTGTTAGCCAAATATAATGTGATGCCAGGACTATCTCATCCTTGGCATTACCTGTGCTAGATTAGAAAACAGTACACATTCTGTGTTTGTCATGTATTTTGCTATGTGCAAAGACTTGGAAAGAGAGCATTTAAGTAATCGGCACTTGTAATTCAGCAGATGGTACTCCTCTGTTAACTGGTACCAAAGGTCAGTGTTAAAAGGAACAGCCTGCCCAAGTCAAATCTTTCACACTAAACAAATGCAAGGTATTAAATATTTGCCAGGGAAGATCCCATACAACCCATCTTTTTGCAGAGATTATACTTCATGGCCAACTGTATTTCGCTTAGCATTTTAAAGGTGGATTTTCATGCAAGTCTTCTGAGGCTCACTTcaggtgaattttcttttttaaaaatttacagaaatatctACTAACCCTACAGAAGATAAAGGACATGTGGCTTTCCAAAAGACTAATTTGGCCATAAATTACAAAgagcatgcatttaaaaagatatatatatctatctatctatatatatatctcgCCAGTAACAATTTTCTATACAATGACAATATAAAAGTAAACTAAATGTACAGAGATAAGCTTAGTCACGACCAAAGAAATTAATTCTCAATGTACTTCACAATGGGCCCAAAACTGAAGTGAGTTTATGTAACAAAACATCACAGCTGGTTCCTTTCGACTctgaaaaatgctaataaattTTATTGCCTTGTCCACAAGAAACATGAACTGCAACGTGGATGGGAAGAGCTACTCATCTGTACTGGTTCAGTAACATTAGATCACTCAAAGTGCAAACACTCCTTTCGGCAGTGCTAGTTGTGGTGAGGATAAAAGCCTAGTAAATCTACACTTGGCCACTCAGGCAACTGAAGTTACAACTAAGCAGCACAGAGCACTATTTGGCCAAAGAGGAAAGAGAATACTACTAGTTCAGGCTGCTAAGACAAATGCTAATTAAAAATGGTAGGTGCTACACTATTTTCAGAACCCAGAGCAGAAAGATCCAGTCACATCCCATGGGAATGAAACCCATGGAAATAAGGAAGGATAGAAGGCTAAGTTACAATTAAAATCCCATCGAGATTTCAAGTTGAGTCCAAGCAGAACTTATGCTTTTataggagtaagaaaaaaaacaaaaccaagagacaCTATAAACACTGAAAACTTAGTAAAATCACCTGAAAACCAATGGTAACAGACACATCTGAATTCTTTCATGAGAGAATATAcacaaaaaaagcactttttgaaaatacaagtcTTAATACATTTAAGCCTGGAGTTTCaatctgtttccatttttcaatACTTACAGTgatttcctcctttctgtccaaATGTTGTTGCCATTAAAGTTATCAGTGAAAGCCACAGAGGAACAAATATGggtataaaagaaaaagaattatgcCCATCCAGTCTGTGTACTAGTAAGAtctaaatggcaaaaaaaattatacaatgTCAGTTTAACTGCAATACCCACTTCCAAGCTTCTTAAAACATATGCTGATATCAGATCTTTAACTTCACACATCTGTGAAGAAAAATGGCCTCCACAGAAACATGGAGTTACAGTTCCAATGTGATGCATATTCTACTCAAAGTTTAAAGAAATgtagaattgtttttctttcatattcgctgttaatattttattccaaaacaaaaagcagtattCTCATTTTAGTAAGTTGAAAAACAGACAGAGCAACATTCATCactcactaaaaaaaaaccaagatacaTAAAACTCATTATGCTTTTTCCTACCTCAAATGTGAGCAGTGGAACTACAATTGTCATCCAGCTGACAGCCATTGTTATGTGTGTCCTCCTTTGCTCAGCAATCACATCCATAGAGCGCAAGAATAGAACAGACCATACAATATAATAGAGCACTACTAGACACAGAAAGGACATCAAGATCCACAGTGGAACACAAacaacctgaaagaaaaagaaattaactgctTTCCCCCCCCCAACAGTGATACacttttatcagttttatttgtttcaggtgtgggttttatttaaaaaacaagtctACATATTAAGTCTAAACAAGAAATTTTAAGTCTAATGGTCTTTAACTAACGTAATCTCTAACAGAAAAGCTTCACAAATCGGGTGCACTGTTATGAGCCGTATCATCTCTTTGGGGTTCGTTCCTCAGTTAGCTTTGTAAACCCCATCAAgctgaaacaatttaaaattaagcCATTGTAATTCAACTTTACTAAGACTTCTGCGACTTTATGTGGGCTCACGCAGTACTTAAAATTGATTTTAGCAAGTATTTTCTACACTGGACACCTTACTTGAAGCAGTTTCTAAATTAGATCCTGTTCCTAGCTTTTTGGAAAATAGAAAGGACAGTCATAATCATGCCAGATTATCAGTTTTATAGTAGTTTACAAAAACCCAGACACAGAAACAGCACTTTTGTATCCTAAAGGCACTTGGGACAGGAGATCTCAGCAGTTTTGACAGTGACCACTTGCACAGTGAGTGGATTTACATGCATGGTAACacaacaaataaaacaagttatttACCACACCATATTTACCAGCACATTCCCTAACTCACCAATCATTTTCATGGCTAGTTTAGTGTTCCCACTGGAAACCTTTGGTTAGGATTTCTCTTTCAACAACTGATCAGAGATCAATTGCAGTTGATGGCACGTCCCTCTCCCCCAAAGTTTGAAATGCCCAAAGAACAGCCTCCGTCTCCCATGACCACGGAATGAGATGCCAGACCTTCAGTGAAGGATTGATTGTTAAGCAAGCAAAAACGTGATCATGGACTCTGATCATAAATTAACTGTTCCCTATAGTAAATATCttcatgaaattcagcatttAAACAAGGATAAGAAGAAAACACTTGTTACATACAAGCCACGGCCATCTGATGATCTCGTCTAGTCTAAGTGCAATAAATATGAACTGTAGAATATTGACTGAACACAAGATTTccagctagaaaaagaaaatacattagttAACTCTTAGCATGATAAAGCTATTTCCAAGATAACCAAAGAATCTGTCAAAGGACTTTTCTGACTCCATGCTTATCGCTGCAATATGAATCATTTGTGCTTACATTAGATATTACTAAGCATCCCTAAATTTGGCAGGCTGGGATCCCAATAGAGTAACTGTAGAGGCAGCTGTCTCCTGAGGAAGGACCTTCCtggcatttaaataaaagcactACCTGCAACACTTATTAGAGTGATTAGAGAAATAAGAAAAGCCAAACTAATCAGACTGAAAAAAGCAAAGCCTTGGAAAACAACTTCAACTATTTTCTTCAGATAAGAAATACTGCTAGAATTAAATTAACAAGCAGTAAGAAGTCCTTCAATTCAAAATTAGCAAAATTTGTCTTTAAAGGTATCATTTAGCAGTGGCAGTAATGTAAAGATAAAAGTTACATGGGTTTAACTACCGACAGTCTGGTTTAAAAGTCCCAGCTCTATCTGGGGGGTAAAAGAAATACATAGAACAGTGGAagatgacatccaaattcaagcATTTAATGTATaattacagatattttaaattacacTGAAGACATTTGGTTTCTGAGGCAA
This region of Harpia harpyja isolate bHarHar1 chromosome 18, bHarHar1 primary haplotype, whole genome shotgun sequence genomic DNA includes:
- the TMEM185A gene encoding transmembrane protein 185A isoform X2, yielding MNLRGLFQDFNPSKFLIYACLLLFSVLLSLRLDDKIQWSYWAVFAPIWLWKLMVIVGASVGTGVWARNPQYRAEGETCVEFKAMLIAVGIHLLLLMFEVLVCDRIERGTHFWLLVFMPLFFVSPVSVAACVWGFRHDRSLEVVCVPLWILMSFLCLVVLYYIVWSVLFLRSMDVIAEQRRTHITMAVSWMTIVVPLLTFEILLVHRLDGHNSFSFIPIFVPLWLSLITLMATTFGQKGGNHWWFGIRKDFCQFLLEIFPFLREYGNISYDLHHEDNEETEETPLPEPPKIAPMFRKKTGVVITQSPGKYVIPPPKLNIDMPD
- the TMEM185A gene encoding transmembrane protein 185A isoform X1; the protein is MNLRGLFQDFNPSKFLIYACLLLFSVLLSLRLDDKIQWSYWAVFAPIWLWKLMVIVGASVGTGVWARNPQYRAEGETCVEFKAMLIAVGIHLLLLMFEVLVCDRIERGTHFWLLVFMPLFFVSPVSVAACVWGFRHDRSLELEILCSVNILQFIFIALRLDEIIRWPWLVVCVPLWILMSFLCLVVLYYIVWSVLFLRSMDVIAEQRRTHITMAVSWMTIVVPLLTFEILLVHRLDGHNSFSFIPIFVPLWLSLITLMATTFGQKGGNHWWFGIRKDFCQFLLEIFPFLREYGNISYDLHHEDNEETEETPLPEPPKIAPMFRKKTGVVITQSPGKYVIPPPKLNIDMPD